From the Struthio camelus isolate bStrCam1 chromosome 19, bStrCam1.hap1, whole genome shotgun sequence genome, the window TCTGTTATTTCCCAGCAGTAGCTGAGCCCGGCTGCTCCCTATAAAGGAAAAGCTTCCAGCAGGGGCAGCAAAAAGTCACCACGAAGCCACAGCGTAAAAgtcactgcagagctgcagcaagaAATGCCCCAGTGGCTTCGGGACATTTTTATTCTACCATTACTGCACATTTGGAGGCCTTGTAAAATCTTCATGTTTAAAACAGACTGTTCCCAGTGGGCTGGGAAACAGCCTTTGAAATGTGCCGCTGCCTTTTGATGCTGTTTGGCTGCAGGGTACAATTTTTTGGAAGAGGTGTCGAAGCCACAGCTGTTTTATCGCAGAGTCAGAGGGAGCAGCGTCCCTTGCACATCCCTTCCTTTTCAGGCTGTAAATGGCAGAAGGTACAAACACCTGCATcagtaataatagaaaaaaatcactccaTGCAGAAATCAACAGTAGATTAAAGCACTATTTTTCTGTGTCTCCAGACCCTGAGCATGTTACTTCTCGATCCCCATGAGGATGGTGTGGGTTGCAGTTTTCGGCCGCAGCACCAAGCTTTCGTCACTGGGGGTTGCTGTTCCAACTGCCCCTGGGCTGCCTCCTGTTTTATCGTAGCATTTGTGGTCCTGACTCACTCTCTAACATCACAGGGTTGTACAAACAGATTTGCAAGGAACTGAGGTGCTTCATTTTCATGCTTAAATATCGAAGCTGTGTTCAAAGCTACTCTTATTTCACTGCAAAAGGCTGCTTCCTGTGCAGATGGGAGACAGAAGATTGCCTCAGATGTGCATGTTTGGAGTCACGGCCCGGTATCCCACACTCCTGGGCTCTGTGCACTGCAGGCTTTTCCATAGTGCCTGCCTGGCTAGTTGCATCCCAGCCTTCTAGGTGCCAGCTCCCTAAATCCTCATGATTCTTTTTAACCCCTAATCTAGCTCTTTCTGGGGAGCCAGCGCCATTTTCACGTCCTTAGCAGAGTGTTTTGAACAAAGTAGTTCTTCAGACTAAAACATCGAAGCTCAGGGCCACGGATGAGCCTGCGTGGATGGGTTTGGCAGGATGCTCTTAAACAGCTAGCACTTTGCAAGTTCTCTGTGTCCTACACAAATGCGGGACACTGGGCACCGTGGTGCAGCACGTGGTGATGAACATGAATTGTGGGTGCACAGCCCATTGTTGCGAGCCCTTAAACAGCTCACACGTTAGCTCTAAGAAAAATGCCCATTTAAcggtcgcagtggttttaggctactTTTGCTCACCTTCATTAGCAGTGCATGAATCACTGCGATCAGGTATCCCAATACCTTCTGCAGACAGGCTGTGACCTGTGCTTGCCATAATGCCTGTCTGAGTGAGTATGAGTCCCCTCAGGGCATTCCCGTGGTTTCATCCATTCTCTGGGTGACTGCAGTGTCTGGCAAGGTGTTTCCCTTGCAGAAGAGCAAGAGCTCCGTATTTCCCAGCTGGGTACTGAAATCCATGGGAACTGACTGCATTTCACTTGATCAGAAGGGAGGGAAATCTTTTTGACTTTGCTACCTGCTCCAGGCGGTAGCTGTTTCCAGCAGTGACAAGCATTTCCCTTTCAAAATCATTTCTTCTTCACTGCTAGCGCCTCTCATGAGCTGCCCTTTGCACCAGGCTCAGCCAACAAGTGAtgtccctgtgctgctgcagcaccctACAGGGGGAAGGAGACGCGTCCCCAGCGCTGCGGCCATCCCTGCTGCACATGGCATGGTCGCCCCTGACTCGTCTAATTGCCTCAAGTTAATTACATTGCTCTGAAATATACAGTCTTTACTTATTTGAGGGAAAAAAGGCCTCAGTCATGACGATAAGAATAAACTAATGGTGCTTGTGTCTCGCCCATTTGGCTGGGTTTGGCATGAGCCTGTAGAGCTGGGCACAAGACGACATGAGCCCAAacgagcccacagagcacagCATAGGCCCGTACAAACCCCTGGAGCTCGGCAGGGGCTTGTACAGACACGTAGAACCTGGCAAAGGTGCGTATGAGCCTGCAGAGCCTGGCCCGTGCCCATCTGATCCCAGAGAGCGCAGAACGGGCCTGTATgagcccacagagcccagcatGAGACTGCAGAGCCTGGCACAGGATCGCATGAGCCAGCAGAACGCAGCGCAGGCAAGTACGTGGCCATatgggccggcacgagcccgtaTGAGCCCAGAGAGCCCAGCATGAGCCCGTACGAGCCCTTACAGCCTGGCATGGACTTGTATGAGCCCGCAGAGCCCAGCACGAGCCCAGATGGGCCTGTAAATCTCAGCATGAGCCCATACCAGCCCTTAGAGCCCGGCACAGTTCCATACAAGCTCGGAGAGCGTGGCATAAGCCCTCAGAGCCCGGCAGAGGCCCGTACAAGCCCTCAGAGCCCAGCGCTCACCTGTACGAGCCCGTCCCAAGCCCACACGAGCCTGCAGACCAGAGCACGAGCCCACATGAGCCCGCGGAGCCCAGCACAGGCTCGTGTGATCCTGTAGAGCTCAGTACGGACCTGTATGAGCGCGAAGAACCCGGCACGGGCCCGTACGAGCCCGCAGAGACCCAAACGAAGGCGGAcgaccccacagagcccaggacgCGCCCGTAGAGACCGGCCCGGGCCCGTATGTGCCTGTATAGACCGGCCCGGGCCCGCAAGATCCCCGTAGGAgccgagcccggccggccgcggctgccccgTGCCCGGGACAGGGCGCGGGGGCGGGAGCGGCGTTCGCAGCGCGTCCAAGGCGCTTCCGGGCAGCCATCTTGGCCCTCCACGCCTGCCGGGAGCTGCCGTTCCCGCCTCCCTTGGCAGTGCATGCCGGGAGGCGAAGTCTTCCGGCAGCGGGCTGCCCGTCGGCCATTTTCCTTGGCAGTGCATGCCGGGAGGCGTAGTCTTCAGGCACTCTACCGTCCGGCCGGGCTCCCGCGCTCTGCGGAGCATGCCGGGAGATGTAGTCTGCCGACAGGGCGCCTCGGGGGGGCCCGCCCTCGGCCGCGGGGCGTGCTGGGAAGCGTAGTCCTCCCCTGTCTTCCCGCTCCGACCTGcgtgccggcccggcccgggctcggcgggttcgcccgcaacagtaaaaaattaaaaaaaaggcgtctgcgggctcgggccgggccgggcttgCAGGGATTCTTCTTTCTAGAGACTTTCTGGAGACTGCGGATGAGATCCGTGTCAGCTGTCCGGCGCCTGCCTCAGCTGCGCCGGCGGGAGGTCTCTCAGGGCCTGGGCTGACTCGTGAGGACATCTGAGAAAGCAAATCCACGTTAGGCAAAGCTGTGTGGGTGAAACTCCTTGATAGGAGGATCTGGCAAGGAATTCAGTTTACTTTCATTCGCTTAAGGAGAACTAAACTGAATCATGGTCACTTGAATTCTGCCAGGACTGGGACAAAGTAAATGTAATGCGGCTTACCTTAATCCACTTGAAAAATCAATTCAGATTAATTTTCCTGAGTTCCTTGCAcagtttgccttttattttttgcatcCTAACTAGTTTTACTGTTCGTGGCTGAAGCCTAGCATGACCGTAGCTTCCGTCAGTCACTGGAAGCGCTCCTGTGGTTATGCATGGACTTGAAACGCGAAGCTCGTACGTTGAGTAGCCAGTACTGAGAACAGGCGTGGACAGGTTCTGCTAACCATTTCACAGAGCCACAGAACTGCTGAAGTTGGAAGGCGCCTCTGCGGGTCTCTAGTGCATCCCCATGCTCGGAAGAGGGTCAGCTAGAaaaggttgctcagggccgtgtccaAGCCGgttttggaatatctccaaggatggaaactccacaacctctctgggcaacctattccaatgtCTGACCACCCTCGCAGtaaaaaaaagggttttcttaTGTTTCAAAaagtactatttttctttttccgtgTGCCTCTTAGTATTTGATCGAGACACAGCTCACAGATATTTCCGGCTCCTGGAAGACAATCACAAAGTGACTAACACTGCTGCCTGGGAACAGCCTTACCCGGATCATCCCGAAAGATTTGAACAGTGGCATCAAGTGCTGGCTGATACTTTGGCCGCTTGGTTTGTACTTTGGCCGCTACTGTTTTGAGGCTGAGATCTCCAGGCCTGGCATTTACCTTGGGATGGCGTACAAAAAGCATTGACCAGAAGAGTTGAGAAAGCAACAGCTGCATCTCAGGGAACGACTTCTCCTGGAGCATTGTATGGAACGGGAAAGGGTTCTCTGTGTGGCACAGTGATGTGGAGACACCCCTCAAAACTGAAGTGTTTAATAGGATAGGAATCTACCTGAACTATCCCCGTGGGACCTTGAGGTTTTATGGGGTCACCTCTGATGACATGACTTTGATACACCAGTTTGAGTGAGAATTTTGCTGAGCCGCTTTATCCTGCATTTTggctttcaaagaaagaaaactctgtCAGGATAATCAGGCTGGGGGAAGATGCTGAGAAGACCCCAGCCTCTTTGCCTCCCTCTGTGGAAGCTGCTCCTTCAAAAGCATCTGAGTCAGAAGAACTGGCCAGTACTTAGGTTACGGTGTGATGCAAATGCGGTTACTGCAGgtagctgggaaaaaaagggagacaaGTTTCAATAAACACTCTTGTGATCAAATGTGGTTCTGGGCATCTCATATCTTAGGGATGGACAAGACTTGAGAGTTCATGTCCTCGCTCATCAGCCAGTGCGAATTGTTCCCAGCAGTATATGAATACTCTATTTGGTATGAGttaaaggtgttttgttttttgcttttttctccagtGAGGGTGTTGTGCTTAACGCCCCGAGGCCCGATTTTGGTCTTACAAGTGGGTGTGAATGGGCAGACAGAAGCCAGGAAGACAAGAGTGTGTTGCCATTTTCCCTGCTGGCTCTGGATAGACAGTCGCAGCCCCCAAGGACCAGCTCAGTTCTCAGCTGGCTTCAGGATCAGAGTGGTGGCATTGAGGTGGTGAAACATCCCTCTTGGTCCTCGCCCTCCCCGGTCTGCACGGAGGGCAAATAGCTACGGGTAAGGCTGATGCGTGGCAATACTGTTAGGTGAGGAGGAGTCTGTTCAGTGTCTCCAGGAACAGCCAAAAAGCTTGTTCCTTCTCCCGGGGTAACTGGCAAGCAGGTGGAAAGAGGTTGTGGcgagcagagaacagcagaggctGCGAAACTGTAAAACCACGAGGCTGAGAGCAAGCGTTGGCTCTGCACTAGGCAGAGGGGTGaattcctggaagaggagcatgCAGCAGAGCTTGGGAGCCCACAGGAGGGTGCTCTCAGCCCATAGCTCGCTCCTGCTGCCTTCCCCgagaggcagaggaaggactGGAGGaaaccctgctccctccttgctttGCAAGTGGTAATTGGGGCcgagccccgcaggctggggcttcTGGCAGGGCAGTCAGTAGCGACAAGGAGGTCGCCCGCATATTGCTGACAATCATTagccttcccttccccatgcccTGGCCTCTGGCACTGCTGCCGTCCCTCCCACCACTGCCTGGCTCTCGCCATGCTGCCTGCGGGACATGCACCCTGCAAAGGCAGCCAGCTGAGGGGTGCTCCCCTGTTGGGTGATGTTTTCTCTGCCCCAGTATCCCTGCCCCTGGCCAGCTCTTGCCTTCACCTTCGCGAGTTGCTCCAAAGTGCAGCTCTTGGAGCCCCATGGCAGCAGAGGGGATGCAAGAGGGCCCCGTTGCATGCTAATTTAGGTGTGCATTCTGCAAAGTGagtttttgcaaagctgcttgcTCCCAGGACCAGAAAACAAACAAGTGGTGGGGAGCTCCTCGCACTCTGCTGCTCGTTCAGCAGGATGGGTCAGGCCACAAGGGACAGATCAGCGGAGCTGCAGGGACTTCAGCGTGCAGCTGAAGATTTCCACCTTCCAGAAGCCAGCAGAGGGGGAGAAGCTTTTACAGAGCGCTTTGCGGAGGAGGTCAGTCCATCGTCACCCCCATTCCacaagtggggaaactgaggcagtgtGTGGGGAGACCATTTGTCAGTGGTCACCTAGCAGAGAAGTGCAAAAGTGGGAGTAGCAGTGGGCTATTGGGGAGCCTGGGCAGCGCTGTATAAAGTACAGCATTAAATGATAGAAATGGTAAGGTGAgggggaagaaaatggaaagggaACAAGGCACGGGAATCTGCACATGGTTCTTCTACTGCTCACCAAAAGGTAGGCTGAAAGCCAGgctttaatttttgaaatttttgacAGGGggaaacagacaaaagaaaaaaaacccaaacccaaaaacAATCAAACAAGGCCAAAACAAAGTCAGTGGCTGTTGAAGTCCAAACATTTTGAGGCTATTTTTATTTAACCTCTACAAAAATatgtgaaacttaaaaaaaatccacttatgACCCAATGTCTGAGGAGTTATGTTTCATAAAATGGTCTGACAAGATCCAGTGTCTTGGAGATGAAGCTGGACAATGGTATCTAGGCATGAGATGCCCATTTTCATAGTGAGGGCAGTAACAGCTGGGTCACCTTAGTGGGTCCAGCGCAGCTTCTCCTTTGCTGAAAGCCCGTAAATTAAGAGTGGATGTGTATCTAAAAGATGCTGCTGTTGTGATAGGGCTGGTGCTTGTAGAGACTCTTTGGTCTGTGTTATGAGAAATGCCAAATTAGACAATTACATTGGTCCCTTTTGGTCTTAAGCTTCCGCTGATGGAAACTGACTGAAGAGGGACAGCCTGGCCAAAGCAGTGGCTTCCCACTGGCAGTGTGGCCCTCAGGGGGCTTTGGAACGAGGTTACCCGTAGCACTGGGGTTTGAGTGAGTCTCTGGCAGTCGCAGGGATGGGGGCAATGCGttgcttctccttcctttgcaggCTGAAgtttcctctctccctgcagcaCTCTGTACCCACACCTGGAACGTCACTGGCTGTATCCCTGCTTGGGCTTGTCCTGCCAGAAATAAAGTTCCTTACAGGAGAGACAGAGTTCCAATTGCACCCTGACATGGACAAAAAGGAGGAACAGCCACGGCACTTGCTCCTCTTGGGCTGTTACAGAGTTGGGACCAGCCATGAACTCAACTCCCAAGTCTGGTTGCAGCCACAACTCATGTTTCCGGGCTTAGTCCTGTTCCCTCTTCATCCTGGGCACAGACCCGCCAAAATCTGCTTCCTTGCCCCCATGGCAGCACCAGCGTGGCAGGTGATGCCAGACCCTGTTGGGGAGCATGGTGATGACACTGTATAGCCCCATACCCCAGCGCTGCACCTTGATCTTGCACTGGGAGAAACCTCCACCCAAAGCTGGCtctggctgctctggctctgctcagctcTCATTTTAGCTTGGCAGCTCCTGCCTGGGAGTTACACATTTTATTCCCAGAATGCCAAGCTGCTCCATCCCTCGGGTGCATTTAGGGATTGGCATGCAGATAAGCCTGTCGCTGCATCAGGCTGCGATAATTAAAAGTGAAGTTGTAAAACAAGCAGTATCAATTTTGGTGTACGTCCCCGGCAACACAGGGTGATTGGACTGAGATGGGAGGCATTTCCAGCTAAACAGCAAACTGGAAATAGCCTGCAGAGAATATATGAGAATTTAGCTTGTGCAGCAATTTCAGATGTCAAAACAAGTTTCCTTGTTAATATAAAACTATTTggactttgcatttttaattaaagcttttaaTTATCCAACTGTATTTTATTAGCTTTTATGAAGACAGCTGCTTTAAATGCTATAAGCCAAATGTGTGCTCTGAAGCACTACTTGTCCGAGTAAGGATTTCGGTTCTGAACAGCCTTCACGATGAGTAAATGGGGTTACTGAATTTAAACTGTAATTTACTGTCCCGGCTTGACTGAACCTCTTTTATGGCAGAGACAACAAATAACCCTGGCTGGAGGGTTTGCGTGCCCGTAGCTGGGAGAGGATGCTGCATTTACAGCATGGGGACACGGCTGTTGGTTCCTTCCAGGGAGAGCATCAACTGCTGTTAGAAAGGGCTCGTCTCCCCACCTCATTTCCCTTCTCAGGctgtttttttgcctttgagCACCAGAACGAGACTGAAAGCTCCTGGGTGCAAGCCTCTTGCACCCTTGGGAGGAGATGAGATGCCAAGCCCCACAGCGGGAGCTGTGGCTGTTGGCccatctctgcagagcagcaatattGCCTTCTCCAGCACGGGGCCCCAGGGGAATTTGCTGGTTTGCAGGAGGTCAGACTTTGTATCTGGTCATAGACCATGCCTGCTATTAAGTACTGTGATCATAGACTGGCTTTATTACACAATAGCTAGTGCTTGTAGTTCTATTCATAACCTGCATTACTTGTTTATTTGGATCCTGTTATTTACAACTGCAGTGTGGCCTCTCTTGGTTTGCAGCATGCCAGTAGTTTAACAGCTCGTGAGAAGCCTTTGTGTCCTACGTACActggagaagagggaaagaagaacagTATATCTGAATAAAATTGCAAGGGAAGAGCTGACAATCAGAAGAGGGTTTCTAGCTGGTGTGCACTGAGCTCAGTGCCGAGTTCGTGGGA encodes:
- the TRIM16 gene encoding LOW QUALITY PROTEIN: tripartite motif-containing protein 16 (The sequence of the model RefSeq protein was modified relative to this genomic sequence to represent the inferred CDS: deleted 3 bases in 3 codons; substituted 1 base at 1 genomic stop codon), translating into MLGRGSARKGCSGPCPSRFWNISKDGNSTTSLGNLFQCLTTLAVKKRVFLCFKKYYFSFSVCLLVFDRDTAHRYFRLLEDNHKVTNTAAWEQPYPDHPERFEQWHQVLADTWPLGLYFGRYCFEAEISRPGIYLGMATKSIDQKSXESNSCISGNDFSWSIVWNGKGFSVWHSDVETPLKTEVFNRIGIYLNYPRGTLRFYGVTSDDMTLIHQFSENFAEPLYPAFWLSKKENSVRIIRLGEDAEKTPASLPPSVEAAPSKASESEELAST